In one Mucilaginibacter ginsenosidivorax genomic region, the following are encoded:
- a CDS encoding pyridoxamine 5'-phosphate oxidase family protein, whose amino-acid sequence MANPPAHLIPSRAAKRANYEPETINSILDEALYCTISYSADNKPYAIPTAFVRYGNRIYVHGSVGSHLMRELEKGIPVCITVALMDELVVAKSAFHHSVNYRSVVIFAQAEKIESVADKTEAFKWLTEKIVPGSWDYLRPITDREVLKTTALAFKIDEASAKLRTGMPVDDDNDLELPIWSGLIPLQTKRLTPIPDKLSEGLPLPTHLAAI is encoded by the coding sequence ATGGCAAATCCACCAGCACATCTTATCCCCAGCAGGGCAGCAAAAAGGGCAAATTACGAGCCCGAAACCATCAACAGTATCCTGGATGAAGCATTATATTGCACCATCAGCTACTCGGCAGATAACAAGCCATACGCCATCCCTACCGCGTTTGTGAGGTATGGCAACCGCATTTATGTGCATGGCTCGGTAGGCAGCCATTTGATGCGCGAACTGGAAAAAGGCATCCCGGTTTGCATCACCGTTGCCCTGATGGACGAACTGGTGGTAGCCAAATCTGCATTTCACCACTCTGTAAATTACCGGTCGGTAGTGATATTTGCGCAGGCAGAAAAAATTGAAAGTGTGGCCGATAAAACAGAAGCTTTTAAATGGCTTACCGAAAAAATTGTGCCCGGCAGCTGGGATTACCTACGCCCGATAACCGACAGGGAGGTACTTAAAACCACAGCGCTTGCGTTTAAAATTGATGAGGCATCGGCCAAGTTACGCACCGGCATGCCGGTTGATGATGACAATGACCTGGAACTGCCCATTTGGTCGGGCCTTATTCCCCTGCAAACCAAACGGCTGACACCCATACCCGATAAACTAAGCGAAGGATTGCCATTGCCGACTCATCTTGCCGCTATTTAG
- the pdxR gene encoding MocR-like pyridoxine biosynthesis transcription factor PdxR: MQVYSSSLIIDKQAQLPVYIQLANQLMAMVKAGTLQPGHRLPSTRQLATWLSLHRKTVIRAYDELLAQGWLQSHTGSGTFVAGHLPVTKPRPLIHNSPDVAKIAGFSIKEAPHLQRKIVDLNIDLHLDDGFPDTRLAPVTELSRAYRTQLLTGNPYTRLGYADPKGSEWLRTELATYLNITRGLRVTPANILIVRGTVMGLYLTCTGLLQHGDTVVTAEPGWAGAEANFLQAGANLLKVPVDEYGLDVDRLDELCSRQTVRMVYVTSHHHYPTTVALRPDRRVRLLELAQKHGFIVFEDDYDYDFHYQNKPLMPLASADDAGMVLYCGAFSKSISPAIRVGYLVGPENVIEHLGQLRRTIDRQGDSMLENAMAELLQNGVIQRHLRKSLRVYQQRRDFFCGLLNDNLKNYVQFKVPEGGMAVWTYFDSGIDLNRLAQNALKKGLYFQGENSPLSPNFTRLGFASSTPTELEQCVAVLAKLLEK; the protein is encoded by the coding sequence ATGCAGGTATATTCATCAAGCTTAATAATTGATAAACAGGCGCAGCTGCCAGTTTACATTCAGCTGGCCAATCAGCTTATGGCTATGGTAAAGGCGGGCACGTTACAGCCCGGGCACCGGCTACCCAGCACCCGGCAACTGGCCACTTGGCTAAGCCTGCACCGTAAAACAGTGATAAGGGCGTATGACGAGTTGCTTGCCCAGGGATGGCTGCAAAGCCATACCGGCAGCGGAACTTTTGTGGCCGGCCATTTACCGGTTACAAAGCCCCGGCCATTAATACATAACAGCCCAGATGTAGCTAAGATAGCCGGCTTTAGTATAAAGGAGGCGCCGCACCTGCAACGCAAGATCGTCGATTTAAACATTGATCTGCATCTTGACGATGGTTTCCCCGACACCCGCCTGGCACCAGTGACCGAACTTTCGAGGGCTTACCGCACACAGCTTTTAACAGGCAACCCCTACACGCGTTTGGGTTACGCCGACCCAAAAGGATCGGAATGGTTGCGTACGGAGTTGGCCACTTATTTAAATATCACCCGAGGCCTGCGGGTTACGCCGGCCAATATCCTAATAGTGCGGGGTACAGTTATGGGTCTTTATTTAACTTGCACCGGCCTGCTGCAACATGGCGACACGGTAGTTACCGCCGAACCGGGCTGGGCGGGTGCCGAAGCCAATTTTTTACAGGCCGGCGCAAACCTGTTAAAAGTGCCTGTAGACGAATACGGATTGGACGTGGATAGGCTTGATGAACTTTGCAGCAGGCAAACCGTGCGCATGGTGTACGTGACATCGCACCATCATTACCCCACAACGGTAGCTTTGCGGCCCGATAGAAGGGTGCGCCTGCTTGAGCTGGCCCAAAAACATGGCTTCATTGTTTTTGAGGACGACTATGATTATGATTTTCATTACCAAAATAAGCCGCTGATGCCATTGGCGAGCGCCGACGATGCGGGGATGGTGCTGTATTGCGGTGCTTTTTCAAAAAGTATTTCGCCTGCTATAAGGGTTGGGTATTTGGTTGGTCCCGAAAATGTTATTGAGCATTTGGGCCAACTACGGCGTACCATTGATCGCCAGGGCGATAGCATGCTGGAGAATGCCATGGCCGAGCTTTTGCAAAATGGTGTGATACAACGCCACCTGCGCAAATCATTACGGGTATACCAGCAGCGGCGCGATTTTTTTTGCGGATTACTGAATGATAACCTGAAAAATTACGTGCAATTTAAAGTGCCCGAGGGGGGCATGGCCGTGTGGACTTATTTTGATTCGGGGATAGATTTGAATAGGCTTGCCCAAAATGCCTTAAAAAAAGGGCTGTATTTCCAGGGCGAGAATAGTCCGCTGTCGCCAAATTTTACCAGGCTTGGCTTTGCCTCTTCCACACCGACCGAGTTGGAACAATGTGTAGCTGTACTGGCGAAATTGCTTGAAAAATAA
- a CDS encoding porin family protein, with protein sequence MKKYLLSAALLIAVSISAQAQFSLGVKGGVNFSKINTDNLKESTLTGYQAGLFARIGSGLYLQPELYLSGTGGKFSSSDNGTDYSGKVRFTNLNVPLLLGKSFGGKDLNFRVMAGPIYTYQLDKSTSFSNNFTGAYQDFGNYNKSTLGFQAGAGVDIGAITADLRYEGGLSKVNSNYGQRQNLWALSVGFKIF encoded by the coding sequence ATGAAAAAGTATCTATTAAGTGCCGCATTACTGATAGCAGTGAGCATCAGTGCGCAGGCACAATTTTCTTTAGGTGTTAAAGGCGGTGTCAATTTTTCAAAGATCAATACCGACAACTTAAAGGAATCAACATTAACAGGTTACCAAGCAGGGTTATTTGCCCGTATTGGTAGTGGCCTTTATCTGCAGCCCGAACTTTATTTAAGCGGGACCGGCGGTAAATTCAGTTCGAGCGATAACGGCACCGATTACAGCGGAAAAGTAAGGTTTACCAATTTAAACGTGCCTTTGTTGCTTGGTAAATCATTTGGCGGGAAAGATTTAAACTTTCGTGTAATGGCCGGGCCAATATATACTTATCAGCTTGATAAAAGCACAAGCTTCTCCAATAACTTTACCGGTGCTTACCAGGATTTCGGCAACTACAACAAAAGTACATTAGGTTTCCAGGCCGGGGCCGGTGTTGATATCGGTGCAATAACTGCCGATTTACGTTACGAAGGTGGTTTATCCAAAGTAAACTCCAACTATGGTCAGCGCCAAAACCTTTGGGCTTTAAGCGTGGGCTTTAAGATTTTCTAA
- a CDS encoding 3-oxoacyl-ACP synthase, with amino-acid sequence MSNLKKELYDLCVAHVRRSMDAAELAISEAQKSSNDDTKSSAGDKYETGREMAQQETNRNLAQLNEANKLLVALNRIGTSGTSAIVEAGSVVITNNGNFYMAISAGALSLHGKNYFAVSPGSPVGMKLSGAKAGDSFTLNGKTYVIESVS; translated from the coding sequence ATGAGCAATCTGAAAAAGGAATTATATGATCTGTGTGTAGCCCACGTTCGCAGGAGCATGGACGCCGCCGAGCTGGCTATCAGCGAAGCGCAAAAATCATCAAATGACGATACCAAAAGCAGCGCTGGCGACAAATATGAAACCGGGCGCGAAATGGCGCAGCAGGAAACCAACCGCAACCTGGCCCAGCTTAACGAAGCCAATAAATTACTGGTTGCGCTAAACCGCATAGGCACCAGTGGCACATCGGCCATTGTCGAAGCGGGTAGTGTGGTTATTACCAATAACGGTAATTTTTATATGGCAATAAGCGCCGGGGCATTATCGCTGCATGGCAAAAACTATTTCGCTGTATCGCCAGGTTCGCCGGTGGGTATGAAACTGAGCGGGGCAAAGGCAGGTGACAGCTTTACGCTGAACGGGAAAACATATGTAATTGAATCGGTAAGTTAA
- a CDS encoding tetratricopeptide repeat-containing sensor histidine kinase — protein MKISTIRIFCRVIAACVLLFEGVTCFAQTQLPLLAQWQKAAQQPGYKNDTASVNLLNSLSLGYRYNQADSSLYFAKQALQLAQFQKNKPGQIASLNNIGMAYYVLGEYFQSLDAASKLMQLSNTIDYQPGVANAYQVMGLIFLGQNKFEDAINQFAKALDGFTKVNDQAKIARMYFDIGLCYDELGLPKKAFTYLDKALNTGELIKDEHIISMTYNRMGETFFHLKNYPQAIVYYQKVLNAHYQDNWERDFAFSGLAQTYYGMGLYQLAITNANKGLNLASQANSRYDIVRALKILSESYAALEDYGNAYRNEALYKINNDSLLNDTKEKEINYLHLKQQQVDNIRLEKENELNKQKLNSTRLIIIIISLAAIFVIIILLIISRSNMHKTALNKALKQQSHEISRQKEALDDLNHTKDMLFSVISHDLRSPFAAIMQTIDLVRSGDVDDAEQKVLIDDFYRQVTIVNNMVNNMLVWAGGQQKGAGVEKTSLNLTGVVDEILSVSAFMAKNKQINIEHIHNGDQMVSADPNHVKIIIQNLVGNAIKFTPERGIIVIHYTCDDKYRAIHVKDSGIGISEPKIEKLFKVVGKEISGDGTNKETGAGIGLALVKQFVDINKGSIEIKSEVGKGTEFIVYLLKADV, from the coding sequence CTTAATAGTTTATCGCTCGGGTACAGGTATAACCAGGCCGATAGCTCACTATATTTTGCCAAACAGGCATTACAGCTTGCCCAATTCCAAAAAAACAAGCCCGGTCAAATTGCCTCTTTAAATAATATTGGCATGGCTTATTACGTTTTGGGCGAATATTTTCAATCATTAGATGCGGCATCTAAGTTAATGCAGCTAAGTAATACTATTGATTACCAGCCAGGGGTAGCTAATGCTTACCAGGTAATGGGGCTGATTTTTTTAGGGCAAAACAAGTTTGAGGATGCCATTAACCAGTTTGCAAAAGCGTTGGATGGGTTTACAAAGGTTAACGACCAGGCAAAAATTGCCCGCATGTATTTTGATATAGGCCTGTGTTATGACGAACTCGGGCTGCCAAAAAAGGCTTTTACCTACCTTGATAAAGCTTTAAATACCGGCGAGCTGATTAAGGATGAGCACATTATATCTATGACCTATAACCGCATGGGCGAAACTTTTTTCCATTTAAAAAATTACCCGCAGGCTATAGTGTATTATCAAAAGGTACTGAACGCACATTACCAGGACAACTGGGAGCGCGATTTCGCGTTCTCAGGCCTGGCCCAAACTTATTATGGTATGGGCCTATATCAATTGGCTATTACCAATGCCAATAAGGGGCTAAACCTGGCCAGCCAGGCCAATAGCCGGTATGATATTGTCAGGGCTTTAAAAATCCTGTCTGAAAGTTATGCCGCGCTGGAAGATTATGGTAACGCTTACCGCAACGAGGCGCTTTATAAAATTAATAACGATAGCTTATTGAATGATACCAAGGAAAAAGAGATTAATTACCTGCATTTAAAACAGCAACAGGTTGATAACATCCGGTTGGAAAAAGAGAACGAGCTGAACAAACAAAAGCTCAACTCCACCCGGTTAATAATTATTATAATAAGCCTGGCAGCCATTTTTGTTATTATTATACTATTAATCATCAGCCGAAGCAACATGCACAAAACGGCTTTAAACAAAGCCTTAAAGCAGCAGAGCCATGAAATATCGAGGCAAAAAGAAGCGCTTGACGATTTAAATCATACCAAGGATATGTTATTTTCGGTAATTAGCCATGATCTGCGCAGCCCTTTTGCCGCTATTATGCAAACTATCGATCTTGTACGCTCGGGTGATGTTGACGATGCGGAACAAAAGGTGTTGATTGATGACTTTTACAGGCAGGTAACCATAGTAAATAATATGGTAAACAATATGTTGGTTTGGGCCGGCGGCCAGCAAAAAGGCGCGGGTGTTGAAAAAACAAGTCTAAACTTAACGGGGGTGGTTGATGAAATTCTTTCAGTATCGGCTTTCATGGCCAAAAACAAGCAGATTAATATAGAACACATACACAATGGCGACCAAATGGTGAGCGCCGACCCTAACCATGTAAAAATAATAATCCAGAACCTGGTTGGCAATGCTATTAAATTTACACCCGAACGCGGCATCATTGTTATCCATTATACCTGCGACGATAAATACCGCGCCATCCACGTAAAAGATTCTGGCATTGGCATTAGCGAGCCTAAAATAGAGAAGCTTTTTAAAGTGGTTGGTAAAGAGATTTCGGGCGATGGCACCAATAAAGAAACCGGCGCCGGCATAGGCCTGGCCCTTGTTAAACAGTTTGTTGATATAAATAAAGGTAGTATTGAAATTAAAAGCGAAGTTGGCAAAGGCACCGAATTTATTGTGTACCTGTTAAAGGCAGATGTTTAG